Proteins encoded by one window of Bubalus bubalis isolate 160015118507 breed Murrah chromosome 4, NDDB_SH_1, whole genome shotgun sequence:
- the C4H12orf42 gene encoding LOW QUALITY PROTEIN: uncharacterized protein C12orf42 homolog (The sequence of the model RefSeq protein was modified relative to this genomic sequence to represent the inferred CDS: deleted 1 base in 1 codon), with protein sequence MDGLILRPYTAIGLFRRSQTLFASPNRLPGAPGSLVRIGAVAMAPKMLPKHPHSPEEKRAGAEASLHSSLAGAPLPGFTSTPTHLFSKRLIKDCSSSPSRPPPRFHTVCSQAPPRPGVNAHLH encoded by the exons ATGGATG GTCTTATTCTGAGGCCTTACACTGCCATTGGCCTCTTCCGGAGAAGCCAGACCCTCTTTGCTTCGCCCAA CCGGCTCCCAGGCGCGCCCGGAAGTCTAGTCCGAATAGGCGCAGTTGCCATGGCACCAAAGATGCTCCCCAAGCATCCTCATTCCCCCGAGGAAAAACGGGCCGGGGCAGAGGCCTCCCTCCACAGTAGTCTGGCAGGAGCGCCCCTTCCTGGATTCACCAGTACTCCTACCCATCTCTTCTCCAAGAGGTTAATCAAGGATTGCTCCTCTTCCCCA TCCCGCCCACCCCCGCGTTTCCATACGGTTTGTTCACAGGCCCCTCCTAGGCCGGGGGTGAATGCTCACTTACACTGA